One Halorientalis litorea DNA segment encodes these proteins:
- a CDS encoding crotonase/enoyl-CoA hydratase family protein, translating into MVEYERRGPVAIVTVDRPERRNAVDRETALALRDAWERFDEDEDALVGVLTGAGGTFSAGADLKAMDLEDDPEGYLGFSRLSVSKPTVAAVEGHCVAGGIEMALWCDLRVAARTAEFGCFERRFGVPLVDGGTQRLPRVVGLSRALDLILTGRALDAETAKEWGLVNRLAPEGEALDTAVELAEVIAQFPQETVRTDRAAVYDGLGEPLERGLKIEAWHGSRAMETAREGADRFAGGEGRGGTGVEDPES; encoded by the coding sequence GTCACGGTGGACCGCCCGGAGCGGCGCAACGCAGTCGACCGGGAGACGGCACTCGCACTGCGCGATGCGTGGGAGCGGTTCGACGAGGACGAGGACGCACTCGTCGGCGTCCTCACGGGCGCGGGCGGGACGTTCTCGGCGGGCGCGGACCTGAAGGCGATGGACTTGGAGGACGACCCGGAGGGGTACCTCGGCTTCTCACGGCTGTCGGTCTCGAAGCCGACAGTGGCGGCTGTCGAGGGACACTGCGTCGCCGGCGGCATCGAGATGGCACTGTGGTGTGACCTCCGGGTCGCCGCCCGGACGGCGGAGTTCGGCTGTTTCGAGCGTCGCTTCGGCGTCCCGTTGGTCGACGGCGGCACCCAGCGGCTTCCGCGGGTCGTCGGCCTCAGTCGAGCACTCGACTTGATTCTGACGGGGCGGGCACTCGACGCCGAGACGGCCAAGGAGTGGGGTCTAGTGAACCGCCTCGCACCCGAGGGCGAGGCCCTCGACACGGCCGTCGAACTGGCCGAGGTGATAGCTCAGTTCCCACAGGAGACCGTTCGCACGGACCGCGCGGCGGTGTACGACGGCCTCGGGGAGCCACTGGAGCGCGGGCTGAAAATCGAGGCGTGGCACGGGTCCCGGGCGATGGAGACGGCGAGGGAGGGGGCCGACCGCTTCGCCGGTGGCGAAGGTCGAGGCGGTACGGGAGTGGAAGACCCAGAATCGTAG
- a CDS encoding DUF5783 family protein translates to MSDFDPEQFEDKYANYFPELQRAYKSAFETMNDRYDSELVHAIDQFVLNESEPFYEGDGQFRVELPENPYDRLQGVVVAEEKFEELMDRYEDELEAELQSVFGFEA, encoded by the coding sequence ATGAGCGACTTCGACCCCGAGCAGTTCGAGGACAAGTACGCCAACTACTTCCCGGAACTCCAGCGGGCCTACAAGAGTGCCTTCGAGACGATGAACGACCGCTACGACTCCGAACTCGTCCACGCCATCGACCAGTTCGTCCTCAACGAGTCCGAACCGTTCTACGAGGGCGACGGGCAGTTCCGCGTCGAGTTGCCCGAGAACCCCTACGACCGGTTACAGGGCGTCGTCGTCGCCGAGGAGAAGTTCGAGGAACTCATGGACCGCTACGAGGACGAGTTGGAGGCGGAGTTGCAGTCGGTGTTCGGGTTCGAGGCGTGA
- a CDS encoding NifU family protein, protein MSTETEDGGDELREQVGNFLRRNFPQIEMHGGSAAIQDLDRETGEVSIQLGGACSGCGISPMTIQAIKTRMVDEIPEIEKVHANTGGDTGGSEGMSGGSMSPSFPGHESSSGDADDDEGPEAPF, encoded by the coding sequence ATGAGCACCGAAACCGAGGACGGCGGCGACGAACTCCGCGAGCAGGTAGGCAACTTCCTGCGTCGGAACTTCCCGCAGATTGAAATGCACGGCGGCAGTGCGGCGATTCAGGACCTCGACCGCGAGACGGGCGAAGTGTCCATCCAACTGGGTGGCGCGTGTTCCGGTTGCGGCATCTCCCCGATGACCATCCAAGCCATCAAGACGCGGATGGTCGACGAGATACCCGAAATCGAAAAGGTCCACGCCAACACGGGCGGCGACACGGGCGGCAGCGAAGGGATGTCCGGCGGCAGCATGAGTCCCTCCTTCCCCGGCCACGAAAGCAGCAGTGGCGACGCGGACGACGACGAAGGCCCCGAAGCCCCGTTCTGA